One Actinomyces respiraculi DNA window includes the following coding sequences:
- a CDS encoding YchJ family protein has product MRSAGARPADPCPCGSGRTFADCCESVLDGEAAPTAEALMRSRYTAFAVGDEDHIFRTWHPRTRPEGPYCHPGTRWLGLTVHECVGGSPLAADGEEAVVEFTARFEAVDGRGGTAFDALRERSTFVKRAGRWLYVDGEQL; this is encoded by the coding sequence GTGCGCAGTGCCGGGGCCCGGCCCGCCGACCCCTGCCCCTGCGGCAGCGGCCGCACCTTCGCCGACTGCTGCGAGAGCGTGCTCGACGGCGAAGCCGCCCCCACGGCCGAGGCGCTCATGCGCTCGCGCTACACGGCCTTCGCCGTCGGCGACGAGGACCACATCTTCCGCACCTGGCACCCGCGCACCCGCCCGGAGGGCCCCTACTGCCACCCCGGCACGCGCTGGCTGGGGCTCACCGTCCACGAGTGCGTCGGGGGAAGCCCATTGGCCGCCGACGGCGAGGAGGCGGTCGTGGAGTTCACGGCCCGTTTCGAGGCGGTGGACGGGCGCGGCGGCACGGCGTTCGACGCACTGAGGGAGCGCAGCACCTTTGTCAAACGGGCCGGCCGCTGGCTCTACGTCGACGGCGAGCAGCTGTAG
- a CDS encoding NADH:flavin oxidoreductase/NADH oxidase → MSMPLLLEPLTMRAASARNRLWLPPMCMYSVDAEDGKVTDWHVQHYATRALGGFGTVVVEATAVAPNGRLSPRDLGLWDDAQVEGHRHLVDAVHAGGALAGIQLGHGGRKAGTPPWLPTVPRSEARTSTLEGWDLVAPSALAYPGHAVPRALTLEEADDVVAAFAAAARRAVQAGYDLVELHGAHGYLIHQFLSPLSNEREDTLGGSPQGRRRFALETVRAVRRVLGEGPEGRVLGIRLSATDWVEGGLTAEDTAVLARELVEEGVDVLHISTGGNVPASLPTGPGYQVRFAAQVRQAVAGMTTTGGGSPVVVAVGRLESGAQAEQVLVTGQADAVAVGRYALRDPYAPLRWAHELGVNDWQQAGFPAQYWRGVWA, encoded by the coding sequence ATGAGCATGCCCCTTCTTCTTGAGCCCCTGACGATGCGCGCCGCGAGCGCGCGCAACCGACTGTGGCTGCCTCCCATGTGCATGTACAGCGTCGACGCCGAGGACGGCAAGGTCACCGACTGGCATGTGCAGCACTACGCGACCCGGGCGCTGGGAGGCTTCGGCACCGTCGTCGTCGAGGCGACCGCGGTGGCGCCCAACGGCCGCCTGTCCCCGCGCGACCTCGGCCTGTGGGACGACGCCCAGGTGGAGGGTCACCGGCACCTGGTGGATGCCGTCCATGCGGGCGGCGCGCTGGCGGGCATCCAGCTGGGTCACGGCGGCCGCAAGGCCGGCACGCCCCCGTGGCTGCCGACGGTTCCGAGAAGCGAGGCGCGCACGAGCACCCTTGAGGGCTGGGACCTGGTCGCGCCGTCAGCCCTGGCCTACCCGGGTCACGCGGTGCCGCGGGCCCTGACTCTTGAGGAGGCCGACGACGTCGTGGCCGCCTTCGCGGCGGCCGCCCGGCGTGCGGTCCAGGCCGGATACGACCTCGTGGAGCTGCACGGCGCGCACGGCTACCTCATCCACCAGTTCCTCTCCCCACTGTCCAACGAGCGCGAGGACACGCTCGGAGGCTCACCGCAGGGGCGACGCCGCTTCGCGCTGGAGACGGTGCGTGCGGTGCGCAGGGTGCTCGGCGAGGGGCCCGAGGGGCGGGTGCTGGGCATCCGCCTGTCCGCGACCGACTGGGTCGAGGGCGGTCTGACGGCTGAGGACACGGCGGTGCTCGCGCGCGAGCTGGTCGAGGAGGGTGTGGACGTCCTGCACATCTCGACGGGAGGCAACGTCCCGGCGAGCTTGCCCACGGGCCCGGGCTACCAGGTGCGTTTCGCCGCCCAGGTGCGCCAGGCGGTGGCGGGGATGACGACGACGGGCGGGGGCAGCCCGGTGGTGGTCGCCGTCGGACGCCTGGAGAGCGGGGCGCAGGCGGAGCAGGTCCTGGTGACCGGCCAGGCGGACGCCGTGGCGGTGGGCCGTTACGCGCTGCGCGACCCGTACGCGCCGCTGCGGTGGGCGCACGAGCTGGGGGTGAACGACTGGCAGCAAGCGGGCTTCCCCGCCCAGTACTGGCGCGGCGTCTGGGCCTGA